The following nucleotide sequence is from Hydrogenimonas thermophila.
AATAAAACCAGCTGGATTTTACAATACAAAAGCAAAAAGATTGAAACTCTTAAATCAGGCAATCAGAGATAAGTTTGGAGATTTTACAAACTTTCAGGTAGAAGTATCGAAACGATGGCTTCTTGAAAAAAAAGGAGTAGGTGAAGAGACTGCTGACTCTATTTTAAACTATGCCTGCTATCGTGAAGCAATGGTAGTTGACAGCTATACAGCAGCTCTTCTTAAAGCTTTTGGTTATGAGTTTGAAGATTACAGAAGTTTGCAAGCTTGGATTATAGAGGGTATCAAAGATTATGATATTAAAGTTCGTGAACTTTTTCCAAACATACCAAAAGCTCAAATTTATGCTCTTTTTCATGGAATGATAGTGGAGTATTGTAAACAGCATAAAAAAGGCAAAAAGGTTGATATTTCATTGATTGAAAAATTTTAGATATAATCAGTTTAAATCTTAAAAAGGTTTTAAAAATGGATAAAACAAGAGTAGATGATATTCTCATAGAGATGATTACACCAAAAATAAAAGAGATAGAAGAGAAGTTTTCAAAAGGTGGATCACTTACTCAAGATGATATAAATACATTGCTTTTAAAAGCTCAATACAACCACATAAACCATCTGGATCAAAAACTGAATGAAGTAACTGCAGATGTTGCGAGTTTAAAAGATGAGTTTAATGGCTTAAAAGGTGAGTTTAATGGTTTGAAAGGTGAGTTTAATGGCTTAAAAGGTGAATTTAATACTTTTAAAGCTGAAATAAATGAGAGATTTGCAAGATTTGAAGGCGATATGAATGAAAGATTTGCAAGATTAGAGGGTGAATTCAATACAAAGTTTGCAGAACTTCAGACACAATTTGAACAGTCACAAGTAAAAATGCAACAAACCATCATTACAACTATGAAGTGGTACATAGGTGGAGCTGGCATAGTTTTAGTATTGTTAAAAGCATTAGATATTTTTGTAAAGTAGCAAAAAACTATCTGCTAATAATATTTATAGATTTTATACGTTTAATTAAAATAGCACCTTTCTCTGAATCTATAAGATTCTCTCCCAAGTGCAAGTCTGTAATAACAGCTTTTCCTATTATGTAGCGCCCATTATTTTGGGTGCGAATGCCCCATATATTGTGCATAGCATAAACTTTTCTATCTATATTGCCTATATAGAGCATTATGTGTCCTGGTAGGTATATGAGAGTTTGAAATGGTATGCCTTTTTCTATAATAGTTTTTTCTTTCTCATCATCGCTCATTTTTGAAAGGTCTATTAACTCTCCTATACTTGCTTGTGCTTTTGAGTTTCTTGGCAGCCATATGCCAAATGGTGCAAAAAAGTCTCTTGTCATAGTAGAACAATCTCTATCTTCTACCATTCCTCCCCATCCATAAGGCTCACCAAGCAACTCTTTAGCAACACAATTGACATTTTCAGGCAAAAAATCTACAGGCATAAGTTTAGCCCACTCATTAGGGATAAGTGATTTAACCAAAACAAGAGAATTTCTCTTTTTTTGCGGTACCAAAACTTTGTAAAAACCACTCTCTTTACCTACAAATGGAAATATAGTAGCCATCTTTGCATAAAATAGAAAATTTTGCTGATCCTCATAAATTGGAACATACTCTTTAAGCAAAACAACTTTTGGCAAATTCATAATGGTTTTTATCTGTTCTTTTGATATAAAAGCTATATCTCTTACCTGAATCCATCCAAGAGCAAATGGGCTTTGAACAAAAGCCCAGCCTCCATCAAGGCTGAAGTGAGAGACTAAAAGAGGTGTAAAAGCTTTTATGGCACTGTTTTGATTGTAGTCGAAAGGGTACCCTTCACCGTCAAGTTTTGGATTGTAAAAGATTGGTCTGTTTGTAGGAAAAACTCTCAAATTTGAAGGGTGTACTACTATTGCATACTTTTTTAGAGAGTTAAAAGATTTGTAGTTGGCATTTTTTATCCATCTGTTTAGACGATCAGCAGGTAGCGGCAATCTATTTTCAGCATATATTTTTTTAGATGTATAGAGACGAACTGCCCAGGTTATATCTTCATATGTAGCATTTACCTCTTTATTTTGCCAGGGCATATAGTAGTGTGAGATAAAATCGGCATAGAGTTTTTGCTGTTTCTCTTTTGATAGATTGACAGTAGTCTCTTTTAAAAATGGTTCTATCTCTGTTAGAATTTTGGGATGAATTGGCTCTTTTGATACACAACCTGCAAAGAGTATTACAAAAAGAGCAAGTTGAAAAAAAGCTTTTATCATACTTTTGGTCGAATAACAATCTTTTTGGCATTAAAGAGTTCTTGAGCTTTTTTTACCATTGGATCATTTAAAATATCTTTTACATCTATCTCTTTTGACGGATCTTCTGCACTGCAATTTCCTGTTACACAACTGGCATTGTTGAAGTCAACATCTTCTACCATTCCGCTTGTATCTGTTGTTCCGTTTGCATCTTGGTTTTCACTCTGGGGCTGTTCATCTTTGGATTGCAGTGGTTCTTGTTTGTTAGGGGTTGGCTCTTTTTGAGGAGCTTCCGGTTTTGGTTCTTCTGTTTTTTGTTTTGGTGGATTGTCTGATTTTACAAGAGATATCTTTGTACCTATACCAAAAACTTCTTGCACAAGATGTCGTACAACGCCAAAATTGTTTTTTAGCAATTCTCTGTTTTTGCCCTCTGCATTGCTTACCCAAGATAGTACACCATCTTTGAAGTCAACAAACTCGATGCTCTCATCAAATGCTTTTCCAAGTTCATAGTTTCGATCATAGATAAGCTGTATAAGCTTTTTAAATAAAATGGAATTGTCAGGCTCGATAGGTGCAGATGGTGGATGTTGAGTGTTGGATATTTGATTTTTTATATTTGATGTTTGATGTTTGATATTGGATGGAGTATTGGTTTTAACTGGTAATGGATTGGTGGTAGATAGCTCTTTTTCTAGTTCTTCTATCATCTCATCTATCTGTTTTATATTCATAGCTTCGACCATTTTAAAAATGGTCAATGATAGTACGAAATCTCCATCAGTATTTAATGCAAGCAGAGGTTTTGCATCGGCTAATATACGGTAAAAACGCTCTAAAATTACAGGAGAGAATTTTGGATCATTTTGTAAAAGTTTATCTTTTAAAAAGAGGCTCATCTCATCAATGACCATTTCTGCCTCATAATTTTCTAAGTCAACTAGATATTCTCTTATTCTTTTATCATCTTTTTGTAAAACTGCGTCAAAAAGCTTTTCTAAAAAATCAGGATCAACTATGCCAAGCATCTGTGTTACAGTTGCTACATCAACATGGCTTTTGGAGTAGACTATAGCTTGATCAAGCAGAGTTAATGTATCTCTTAGTGAACCACTTCCACTTCTTGCCAAAATGCCTAATGCTTCAGGCTCGTAAGCTATGTTTTCTATATTTAGTATATGTTCAAGATGTTTTATGATGAGTGGTTTTGCAATCTTTTTAAATCTAAAGTGCTGAGTACGGCTTAAAATTGTAGCTGGCAATTTAAGAGGATCGGTTGTTGCTA
It contains:
- a CDS encoding 3-methyladenine DNA glycosylase, with translation MTNSYELLKALHSLDLPIQERDAWWWPNSGTYEVVIGAVLTQNTKWQKVEEALENLRTLEALTIEGLAKLDEELLREAIKPAGFYNTKAKRLKLLNQAIRDKFGDFTNFQVEVSKRWLLEKKGVGEETADSILNYACYREAMVVDSYTAALLKAFGYEFEDYRSLQAWIIEGIKDYDIKVRELFPNIPKAQIYALFHGMIVEYCKQHKKGKKVDISLIEKF
- a CDS encoding SH3 domain-containing C40 family peptidase, translated to MIKAFFQLALFVILFAGCVSKEPIHPKILTEIEPFLKETTVNLSKEKQQKLYADFISHYYMPWQNKEVNATYEDITWAVRLYTSKKIYAENRLPLPADRLNRWIKNANYKSFNSLKKYAIVVHPSNLRVFPTNRPIFYNPKLDGEGYPFDYNQNSAIKAFTPLLVSHFSLDGGWAFVQSPFALGWIQVRDIAFISKEQIKTIMNLPKVVLLKEYVPIYEDQQNFLFYAKMATIFPFVGKESGFYKVLVPQKKRNSLVLVKSLIPNEWAKLMPVDFLPENVNCVAKELLGEPYGWGGMVEDRDCSTMTRDFFAPFGIWLPRNSKAQASIGELIDLSKMSDDEKEKTIIEKGIPFQTLIYLPGHIMLYIGNIDRKVYAMHNIWGIRTQNNGRYIIGKAVITDLHLGENLIDSEKGAILIKRIKSINIISR
- a CDS encoding DNA polymerase III subunit gamma/tau → MSQALALKYRPKRFEDLIGQDSISQTLAQALDQNRLGHAYLFSGLRGSGKTSTARIFSKALLCEKGPTSKPCDVCEQCQMANEGRHIDIIEMDAASSRKIDDIRDLIEHTKYKPSVGRFKIFIIDEVHMLTKEAFNALLKTLEEPPEFVKFILATTDPLKLPATILSRTQHFRFKKIAKPLIIKHLEHILNIENIAYEPEALGILARSGSGSLRDTLTLLDQAIVYSKSHVDVATVTQMLGIVDPDFLEKLFDAVLQKDDKRIREYLVDLENYEAEMVIDEMSLFLKDKLLQNDPKFSPVILERFYRILADAKPLLALNTDGDFVLSLTIFKMVEAMNIKQIDEMIEELEKELSTTNPLPVKTNTPSNIKHQTSNIKNQISNTQHPPSAPIEPDNSILFKKLIQLIYDRNYELGKAFDESIEFVDFKDGVLSWVSNAEGKNRELLKNNFGVVRHLVQEVFGIGTKISLVKSDNPPKQKTEEPKPEAPQKEPTPNKQEPLQSKDEQPQSENQDANGTTDTSGMVEDVDFNNASCVTGNCSAEDPSKEIDVKDILNDPMVKKAQELFNAKKIVIRPKV